CTTGTACCAGGAACTGTGCCAGATGCTGACACAAAGATGAGCCAGATGACCCCTTCTCTCGGGGAGTGTGCAGTCCAATGAGGGAGGCAGATAACAAAATAAGTATGGCTCATGAGATAAGTGAGAATCTCCCAGGCAATCAGCTCATATTCTGAGAAAGCCAAGAAGATGATTAATAGTTTCGAGTATGATGATGTGAGCAATTGCTTTTGACACTGCATgatcaaattattttcatttctttgtggtccTGCAGCCCAGAATACCTGGATTTTTGGTGAAATATTTGCAAGGGATATCAGGTTTAGGATACTGTATAATGCACTATGTTTCAGAATATAAGGAGAAATGGTAtgctaataatagctaatatttattgagcacatggATTGACCTGGATAATGTACCATCTCATAGAAGAGTCACTACGACTTTATGAGGCAGGGACTATTATTATTTCCCCTTTTTCAGATGGAGAAATAGGGGCTTAGCAAGATGAAGGGGCTTTCCTGAAGTGACAATTTCCGAGTTCTGTCTGGATTCAAGCTTCAGTTCTGGCCCATAAGGCCCTCTCATGAATAGCTTAGACACTGATACAATTGCTTTTCTCACACTAGTCCCCAGAGTGGATACCTTGTTCTTCTTCCCAGCCCACTCATCCATCTAGGTTGCCTAGGCCAGCCTGATCTACCTGCATTTCTCCCCAGGGGTCCTGCAGGTGGAAAAGTGGAAAGAAGAATTCCTTGTTTCCACACTGGGGAGGGCACCTGGACGGGCATGGACCGGGCAGTGCCCACTGACTGACTATACTGGACTCCAGTCTCTTGAGCCCCAAGTAGAATGTGGAAAGCTTTGAGGCCAAAGCTGGGCACCTGGTTCCCACCCCACCTGGGGGAGGGGGTCGGGGGGAGGAGAAATTCCTGGGGCTCAGTGTTCAAGGTCTGAGGCACAGGAGACAAATCAAATGCCAAGGTACCAGACAGTTAAGGTAAAACGTTGAAGTCAAGAGGAAGTAGTGAGTCTGTTGCCAACTGGATAGGGTTGGTCCTGTCCCATCTAAATGTATTAGAATTAAGTGGCTTTTAAAAATGAGCTGGTCATCTTCAGCCCACGGGCTGGCCAATTTGTAACTTAATGGGCCTATGAGTCCTCCTTCCCTGAGCCTCCTTTTATTCCAGACTTCTCAGTGTGAGTCTGTGCGTCCCTCCGACGATCTCAGGGAGTGGGGTGCCTTCATCTGCCTGTTCCCTGTTCCTCAGGCTGACGCTCCCGCTGTCCTCCCCGCCTCCCCtcactccttttctccctcccttcctccttgtgGGGAGGCTCTTGGCCAGGGTCCCTGAGCCCGGGCGGGTGCTGGCAGAGGACGCAGAAGGGGTGAGGTCACGTCTCCCTTGAGCCCCGAGCCGCTGGCTTTTCAGAGCCTCGCCACAAGCCGGCGGCCAGAGCCCCAGACCACACAGACCGTGCGCTCCTCCGCCCTCCCGGCGCTGCCGGCCTCGCCCATGTCTCAGTACGCCCCCAGCCCGGACTTCAAGAGGGCTTTGGACAGCAGTCCCGAGGCCAACACTGAAGATGACAAGACCGAGGAGGACGTGCCCATGCCCAAGAACTACCTGTGGCTCACCATCGTCTCGTGTTTTTGCCCTGCGTACCCCATCAACATCGTGGCTTTGGTCTTTTCCATCATGGTGAGTGAATCACGGCCAGAGGCAGCCTGGGAGGAGAGACCCGGGCGGCTTTGAGCCCCTGCAGGGGAGTCTGCGCGCTCTCTGCGGCTCCCTTCCTCACGGCCCCGCCCGTGCTAGGTGTTCTTTGTCCTCGCACCTCCTCCTCACCTTTCTCGGGCTCTCAGAGCTCTCCCCGCAATCATCAGCACCTCCTCTGCACTCCTCGTGGTACTCAGAGCCCTGATCAAGCTTCCCCCAGGCTagctttcctcttctttccagcTCCCAGGGTGCGTTTCCTCTCCAACCCGGGTAAGTTTTTCCGTGGACTTTGCTGACTCCTCTGACCTTCCTAGGCACTT
The Gorilla gorilla gorilla isolate KB3781 chromosome 10, NHGRI_mGorGor1-v2.1_pri, whole genome shotgun sequence genome window above contains:
- the TMEM233 gene encoding transmembrane protein 233 isoform X1 — protein: MSQYAPSPDFKRALDSSPEANTEDDKTEEDVPMPKNYLWLTIVSCFCPAYPINIVALVFSIMSLNSYNDGDYEGARRLGRNAKWVAIASIIIGLLIIGISCAVHFTRKGTGKSDIRGVEA
- the TMEM233 gene encoding transmembrane protein 233 isoform X2, which encodes MSQYAPSPDFKRALDSSPEANTEDDKTEEDVPMPKNYLWLTIVSCFCPAYPINIVALVFSIMSLNSYNDGDYEGARRLGRNAKWVAIASIIIGLLIIGISCAVHFTRNA